Genomic DNA from Xiphophorus hellerii strain 12219 chromosome 16, Xiphophorus_hellerii-4.1, whole genome shotgun sequence:
aGTGTCTGCTTTACCAGTTTCCACAAACTGGGCACTTCAGGATGGTTCTACATCCTGTTGTGGCCAAATTAGCTAAATTTCCTCCGAGTCTTTGTGCTTCCTAATACACTAAACATCAACATCCGTTACAAATCTTTACAGTAAATAATTCACACATTCACAGTCGAGAAAAAACGTCTATACTACCTATAGGTTTTACACAGCAAGTAtttataatcttttttaaagtgtatttctCGCTACTGAAAAGTGCTTGACCAGAGAAAAGGCgggaatcaccatggcaaccagagAAAAGGTGGGAATTGTGGTAGTGAGTAGAGAGAGGCCGGAggaatttaacatgaaatcagccaatcacagtcTGGGATACTATTTGAGATGTGCCTTAAAAAAGTGCCTGGTAAATGTTGCTATGGCAACCGGACAAAGAAAAGGTGGTCATTAAAATCACCACAGCAACCATTAAAATGAGGGAAACACTATCTTATTTAAGACACCTTTAAACGTGTATTATTTTGTCCCGTTACACCAGattcaaaaaaggaaaaatcgGAAAATTACCATGGCAActaggacaaaaaaataaaaggaaaaagtcaCAAGAGCGcccataaaaaacaacaaacggTCAAAATTCTGATGACTGAAACAAAAGCTCCAAGAACTTCACCACAAAGGCCAGTTAGCACAGCCATTCAGCATTtagcactaaaaaaaataacggTTGAAAACAGCCAATCACAAGCTgggatacatttttttatgttagtgtaaaaaaaaaagaaagggaatgTTGCTATGGCAACTACGTAAGAAATAGTGGCAGagaaccaacaaaaaaaatccagaaattacCGTGGCAACGAcgttaaagataataaaaaaattcatcATAAAGTAAAcataacaaaccaaaaaagGCGGGAATCGCTATAGCAACCACTATGTATCTCGGCTAAAGTGATTGACGAACGATTCTTCTCAAACCCGTTTTTTTCCCAGTAAACTTCCTGAAGGCACAAGTTGATGCAACACACAGCTGTGCTCCAGGTGTGCGTTCCCATCTATAATTATACATCTAGATCAAAAAGCATAAACGCCCCCTCAGGACGAATAATGAGAAAACTCTAACTACAGACCATCAGGTGTTAGCTAGCAAACCGGAAAGCATGTGACTTGCTTCCACTTACTTTGAATGGACCAAAGTAAGGTGAACAGAAAAACGTCTCCTCCtaaaattcaaacatcagaaGCAAACTTTCACTGTTTTAATCAACTAATGAATTTAGCTTCTCATTGAGTCTgaacacataaaaatatgtcTTCAAATCCAGACTCAGGGAGTCGGAACAAAAAGTCCAGAACGGACGTTCAAGACAAGTGCAAGTGCTGAACAGGAAGTCCTGATAAAAGACCAACTAAACCTCCAGCGTCTCCATCCGTTTAGCCTCAGCTGCTCGGTGTCAGTGCGGTCCGTCAGGTACCAACCGAGTCCAGGTGAGGTTTGGACCATCCTGACCCGCTAAGAGGAGACGGAGAGGTCCGGTCGGGTTCACAGCAGCAGCTTGGATCCTGCACCAAAGTCCAGCCTCTTCACGAGGCTGAAGGGACAGGAGAGTTAGCGGTTAGCTGTGGATGTAAATAACCCTCCCCAGAGCTGCTCACCCCTTGTTGTAGAGGCCGTTGGTGGGATGGGGCTCTGATGGGTTGCTCTGGGCCGGCGCTGATCCAGATCCTCCGCTGTGGCGTCTGCGATTCGCCGTCTGCTCGTTGACGTAATTCCGACAGGACGCTAGCTTCGACTCCAGGCTCTGGGAAGGAAACGGTGAGGTTTCTCAGTAACCAGGAAGTTTTAGCTCAGGTGAGTTCTGCTGCAGGACAACGACCCAAAGAAcagcaggaagtccagctggagaTCAAGCGGCGCTGTCAAAATCTGTCCCACGTTGGATCTTACCCCGACTTTCTTCAGCAGCTCACTGACGATGTTCAGAGCAGAGATTCTCGCCGACGTGGTGAGAGGAATCGCAGAGATGCTTTCAGCTGAGAAACAAACCAACTGGTGAAAATatggacagaaaataaatccagctctaataaaagctaaactctcAGTCTGACCTCTGCTGACGGAGGGCGGTGGCGTGCTGATGTCCTCAGAGGAGGCTACAGGTCTGGGCGGAGCCGAGGTTTTATCCTCCATCCTACTGTCTGGGGGGGTGAGGGGCGGGGTCGGCAACCCCGCCGACGACGAAGAGGACGAAGGCTCTTTGACGGAGCTGCTGATGGAAGGCTTCCTGTCCTGCacctgctgtttctgctgcacaGCAAGCTCCTGCCGAAggtctgtcacacacacacacacacacacacacacacacacacacacacaatcaaaaacatttaaaactatttctattctttgcaaaacagcagtGAGAATCCTAATCTGCTGAATGAACCCACCAGAAGATGCTGAGAGAGCGAAATAAAGTTAAAGAGAGTcaaggacagagagagagaaagaaagaaagactgGGTTGAAGAGAGCTGAGGAGAAAGACAGAGatgaagaaagaggaaaaacctGAAGGGAAAggaagacaaagagagagaTAAAAAGAGAAGAGCAGGGCTAAAAAAAACTGGAGAGAAAGAATTGAAGGGAGCTGAAGAGACAAAGAGGTGAAGACAGAAGAAGAGttcaaaaaaagagagatgaagagaaaaacagggatgaagaaaactgaagagagagaaagagctgAATGGAGCTGAAGGGAACGATAAAACAGAAGTCAGCTGAGGAGAGGCAGAGCTGAAGACAGAGACGGCTGAACATTTTGATATCCGAATTACTGAAATCAGATGAAGTAGCTAAACGCAGAGAAACGTACACCCAGAGAATGCATtctcactgaaataaaaactgacttCCTCAGAACTTCACCTCTCGCTTCGTCCTTCAGCCTCTGAACCGACTCCAAGAGATTCTCCTTCTCGTCCAGCTCGCTCTCCAGGAAGGCGTTCCTCTCTATGACGTGGTTCATCCGCTGCTCAAAGTCCTCCAGAGACATGATGGTCGCTCTAGAAAACAGACGAACGACTCCTTTATTTAACAAGCATTTAGTACAGACAGAGCTGATGGAAGCTCAAGGAAGAGAAACAGGGCAGCAGACAGCTGAATGGAGAGAAAGGGATGAAGATAAATGAGAGAGACTGAGCTGAAGACAGCTGAAGAACGAGTTTGAAACGTCTCAGTGCTTTAGCTGGGTGTCGACCTGCTGACCTCTTGGCCCTCTCCAGGTCGTCGTTGGCCTGTTCCAGCTCCCTGATGTACTTGTGGAGCTGATCTCTGACGGCCGCGGTTTCGGCCAGGTCTCCCTCCAGGTTGGAGATCTGTCGGCACGCCTCAGAGTGATGCGTCTCATACTTGTCCTGAATTTGgcaaaaaacagaagcagaaagaagGACCAGAGTCAGATGACGACTTAGCAGATTTACACGCCGGTTCCACAGAAAGTCACACATCAAACGAATGAGCCGCTTCAGGTTTGAGTAAAGCGGCGTGAAGTTTCAACATGTCAGAGATTCCTGGAGATAAGAACGGCCGCTGCTCCGATAACATCATGTTTTGAtccaaaagcaaaaaattagacattttaaaaacctaCTGTGGTCTaaagagcaataaaaatattttaactgtgaaaaaaaataaacatgattatAAAACCGGCAGCTCCTTTTACGTAATGTCACTTTATAAGAACAGGATCTTctaaaagagcagaaaaacagcCAGGAGGTGTTTCTGATCCTGAGTGTGGGATCAGATTCTacggagctaaattggggcAGTAAAGTTTgtgcaaaagaacaaaaaattaaaactaagaaaaaaagatttgaaacaaaaaaatctgtaactGAAAAACACCTTCAATCTGAATAGTAGTTTCGcatctttgttttcagtgtcaaatctttttttaagtttcaaaataatttaaattttcaaatGTCTCAGATTTACTTATCACTCTGAAATTTTAATGTCAACGTAacgaaaaaaagaaatttgaaaatgcttcattttcagcttttaaatgagtcagcagaaatcagctgcagcttttgCTCTTCTGAGCCGGTTTTAGGTGCAGTGCTCCACACTGCTCAGCTTTTCCTACTTTGTGGCATTTTCTGACCATTTTGtacagaaaacccaaaattctgcaggcaactgttGGGACAGCTCAGTGGCAGCATAAGGGGGCCTTGGACTCAATTTCTTGATccagatttataaaaatgtaattttgatgaGTCATAATTTTAATTCTCGATATCCTGGGTTGTAATTGCTGTGTGTGACACTTCGAATCACAAATCCGCTGACGTCATCCGAACATCTAGAAAGACGTTTTGACTCATCAAATTGAAGATGCATCCAATTATCAGCCAGGATAgtcaaaactcattttcattttaattatatagtcagaagaaaataattacatgttGAATCGGCCTGCCATACACACAGGTTTTGCATTTTGGTACTTAATAGTGATGACATCATGAAATCTGCTTTCATAGAGACAAAACTCctggacttcctgtttgtttgctGTAACTGTGTGGTTAGTGTGTGTTTGGCTTTCTGCAACAATATGAACAATAAAGTCACACATTAACCTgttcactttttaaacttttgatcaaaACCCAGAGCTCTGTTTACAGCAAACACGAGTTCAGCCTGAACATATTTCCTAATAAAGCAGCAGCCGCCGCTCCGGGGTGATTATAAACCAATAAAATCAGAAGAGTCGTCGCTGCTCAGCACTGCCATCGCCTCCAgacacagagaggaggaggagcagccgTCAGCTGCCTCTTCATCCCTGAATCGATGCTCTGTGAAGACTGCTCTGTGCTCGGATAAGACAACCAGAGAAACAAATTCACTGCAGGGAGACCTATTATCAGCTGACGGATATGAAAATCCCCAGTTTGAACCGATTCACTCGGCGGTCAGTTGGTTTCATGCAAATTAATGCAACTCCTGCAGGCGTATGCATGTCTGCCGAACCCTCCATGTCTGACTACCTTGTAGTTCTCCAGCTCCATGCGCAGACGGTTGTTGGCTGAGAGAAGCTCCCGGTTCCTGGCGtccagctgcttcagctccgtCTCCAGCTCCACCTCGTAGTCCCGACTCATCTGCTGGAactcctgcagctcctcctgcgCTTCCACCGCACTGAGAACACAagacaaaaacatccaaagtGTTCAGGTTGGGTTTCATTAAACACAGACTCAAAACAGGCCATTTGCTGGAagaacatattcagagcagcaattaagtcgaaactgtacaaaaatacaaacattttggatttaagataaaaaataaaaataaaaaaacataaatctgttcTACCCAAAACTTCTCAGATGGCAGTTTCACCtccacctggttcaaattctgcaaaCAAAATCCTTTGATtcaaatgatcaagcattcaCTAAAGAAAGCTGtttacattttaggcaataaaatgtttattttcatatttaaaaaggaacatatggatttgtttatttgctttcaatttaatatcatttattaataatttgcaCTGAAAACATCCTGTGGCTGTAACTAAATTCAGACTTGGACATGACAATTTAATAaacttagaaaaaataaaactaaattgaaCAAAATTCTGTTATGGTTgctgaaaagacacaaaatcaaaTCTAGAAAAAGATGATCAATGTGAAAATGTGGGACAcagtttgttgttgcttttttaaatatggcAAAACTGCAAGACCCGTTTTTTGTTTCAACTCTACAATAATTGTCTACAGAAATCCGATTTATATAATAATTATCAAGATATAATaatagtttattatttaattagcaggtaaaaaaaaaaaaagcaaaatagtttttgtgaatacaattataaagaaaaatactaaaacttTAGTTCCAACTTGACATTTATGGCccataaatacaaaaagtttggacattcCTGATTCAAAGAAAAGGTAAAGTTGTATgttcactgttttgtttttccagattaGATAAGGAAGCGGTTGGAGTAAAAGATAAAGAGGGAACGAACATCTGCTGGTGCCGGGCCGCCTCCTCCTTCCAGTGCTCCAGTTCTTCCTCCACGGATCCAAACTGAGGCGCGTCCTGGTCCCCCATCTCCAGCGCGGTCACAGCTCAGCGGGCTCTTTGGTCCTGCACcgacacacagaaacagaaacacacccCTTACTGTTGGTCAACCATTTATGGTTTCTGTATCCTGGAACAGACAAATAACATTTAATGCAACcaactgccttcagaagttaCCTAATTAGTGTATAATTGGATTTCTTTAAATGAGCATGATTCATATGtagaaaatgttaagaaaagcaaaagttcTTACAGGGCTGAAATTATTAAATTGTGctaaatcaattatttaaataataaataatcgATTACTCAAatactaatttagtaatcactTAATCGTTAACTACAATATACAAACTCaggaaaaaaaggtaatttgcaGAAAGAACATACAGAGCACTAATCAGGCCAAAcctgtgaagaaaaatatagaaattttgcatttaaaatatttcttttgtaaatatgttctacccagagctgctcaagtggcagttttagcttcacatagtttaaactctgaaaaaatagataaaaaaagaaaaagagagcagAGTTTTCAGCAAGTCGATGCTAGAAGTActgcattttagacaataaaatgtttacattcttatttaaaaaaagaaatttcattattttctaattagcatcttttaaacaaaataatctgcaGAATGAACTCTTTTTTAAATCCGACTCATCAtcttacaaaacatttatttaattaaatgtggtcatgtttgagaaacataactaaaaatacatacattttaagtAAGTATTAAAGTGTAGAGTGATGGTTTTATACAAAACCGgaacacaaaaatatgtttttgttaatttgccaaaacattttttataaaaataaaataaactttgttttgaaatcaATATTAATTCGTGTAATGGAGTAGAAACACTACAATGTATACTTTCAAATACtaaattatgaattaattagatgtgatgtaaatgttaaaatgtgacAATTTAGTATTATACATGctgggaaaaataaatcaatggtTATTTTGTATACAATTTAAtcttgtttgaatattttaagtattaaaaggcatttaactttattttttataatcgttattttcattttgccccagtattttcttatttttgtatgctaaatgtaaatgaaataCATAACTGATTATGTAATATTCTTGTATTAGTAGCAAACTAGTGAAGGCCTGTGTCTGTCTGTAACCGAAAACAGATCATTTTTAGtaaatttgtctcatttttgCCTGGTATTACCAGCAAAAGATCATTTCATTAACTATTCATACGTGGCTATTCATTTACGGGTTAAGAAAACACCCAAAACAAACCTGGAATGTTTTGACAACCAAACTTTCTGTCATTGTGGAacatttattacttatttacaTTTGAGTCAAACAAACAGAGTTCCAATACAAAGACTGACCCGAGGGTCTGAAAAACGGAACTAACAGAAGACCGAGCTAAACATAACTTCACACCTAGCCTGTTGTTTATGGTAACTAACCCCAACTCTTAGAGATGTGCTTAAAGCCCGAGTGTTATCTATAAAACTATGGAAAGTATAACAGGAAAGTTGAAGGAGTAAAACTAAAGTTACCGCTAGCTGATTCGGCTAACGGAGTTTAACCGTTTAAATCCCAGCTCAGACCAACATTTGACCCGTTTGCTTCTTAAACTCTTCCTTATCAAACTAAACTTCACCCCAAACCTTCTAGAAAAGTCATTTTCACTATAAACTAAGAGTTAGGGAAAACTTTCGCACAATTCGATGGAATTAGACAAATTTAAAAGGACTTGCCTTGAGTTGGAAGTCAGAAAGTTACTCGCCGCTTCGGGAAGGCGTCGAACAATAAAATTTGCCATTCATTTTGTCAACGTCAACTGGCCAATAACAAATTAGATGACGTTCTTGTTGTTTGTCGCTATTGGACGCTTTTCTGTCAATCACAGCAAGTGGGCGGGCTGCAAGGGTGACAGTCCAATCAGAGTGGTGGGAATAGACAGAGCATTAATTCACACAGAAATTTCGACGGATTGCCACACGGTGGTGCTGCTTTCACGTGTAGTAGGAAAACGTGTAAACAGTACTTGGAAAAATGTTCGCTATGTTTCTAGaaatccaaaaaatatatattcaaaattaaataaaaacaaaagcaaagaagCTTAATTCCAAATAACTAAAATGAAATGACGTCAGACTTAAATAGTGCTTCATTAGAACACTCAAACATGCTTTTACgtgaaatcatttattttaaaacattttaaaacagtgtcTTCTTGGTGATCACCTAAGGTAATTAATTGAGTTAGTTATGGTATTAGGTTTTGATATTCCAAGGAGTTGAGGGAAAACTATTGATACTAGTGGAAAACTGCCCTAGCTCTTTTTGGGTTGAAAGTGCTTTTTGCACTGGAAtaatactttattatttttccagcaTTTCTTATTATGTTGTCTCAGTTTGAGCTTCAAACAGAATTTAGTTATTTGAATATTTCACCGCTTTCTTACTAAATTTGTAacattaatttcaaataattgaACTGGGCACAAACTTAAAGTTTGTTGACACAGTTCTCATGTTTTCAGTCGGTTTGCGTTCATTGCTGGTGGATTTTACAAATTGGATGGCATAATAAAGAACAACTTCCTCAAAATTGTTAAATTTTCCTTTAAAGCGACTCCTGGATGGTTGAAACAGCAGTGCAGTTGAGTATTGAGTGGATGATGATCCTAAAATATAGTCCGACTGGTTTTTCAATACATAAGCTGCACATATCTTAAGCAGTATCAACACTATTAATCAGCGGAGAGTTTATAATAGCAGAGGTTGTACCAAGAAAtcaagaaactaaaaaaaaaagttctatatGTAGTTCTGGAAGCTTAGACAAATAATAGTAAGTGTACATTGTATGATATCCACAATAAATTGAGACTAATGTATCCAAGtctggctttaaaaaaacagtatcTTTGATTCTGATTGGAGATGTTCACTTCCTGTTGGTGGGTCAGAGGTGAATTTGGGTCAGCTGTGTCTTTTCCTGTGGGATTAGATGGGGGTATCTGATCCCAGATAATCCACATGAGCCATCACCACTCACAAATGCCAGTCCACCAGTCCTGTCTGTCGCTGCCTCATATCTGGGCTGCACGTTTTTAGCATTGAGTCAGTTCTTACAGTGGATTACAGGCATGAGTCCCTGACCTTCACTGATACCAAAGGGAAATCTTTTATTAAAGGCATTGTTCTGTAGGTTAATAAGACACTATTTATATGTTTTGCAAGTGACCTCATTGCTAACATTTGGTTAGCTTGGCTTAGCTAGCAACATAACAAATTAATTAGTGACTGTCGTTTAAGGTTATACTGCAACTTTTAACAtgatttattatataaaaatactttattgatcccaagggtaaattaaatgttattgtaactcatattaattaaaattcttcaaagagttattgtagatagtaATGTCCGTTGGCAGGAAAGACctcttgtagcagtctgtactgcagtgaatttgaagaagattctgactgaagacactttgTTTTCCCAAGACTGTCTCATGAAGATGATGGTAAATTTCATGTCTGTTAAATTtcctccttctttctctcttctaTGCTTTCTTGCAAAATGACAATACAggaattctgattctgattttggatTTTCCCTCCccctttctaaaaaaaacctaGTAACTGTCTATTACTATAATACACTTACTGTGTactatattaacatttttaagttgtattttttaaaagcagcccagatgtttctctgtgttactactatatatatttgtatatatttattttatttaaatatatttttttatttatttgcactgGAATGAGAAAGAgtacaatgttttgttttgcttttttcagttttgagagttgctatttttttaactttgtggCGCTCTCTAGCGCAATGACAgtaaaaaattctgaaaaaataaacagtaaccATGGTAAGCGTAACCATGACAACTGTAGAAATTCCATGTTGAGATACAAGgaagctcctccccctttctGAAGAGGCAGGTAACCATGGCGATTGCATAACTGGGCCGTTCACTGCCCTTAAATCCCCAGATTGAAGTGCAACAAGAACAGCTGACGAAGACGACGGCCTGTCCTGGAAAGCTAGCCGCTTGTTGACATCGACACTTTTAACTTGTTACAGGATCAATTCCGCCATCTTGACACCATGAGAATCTACTTTCAGGTGGCTTAGCTCTGACACAATTTCATCAAATCTCATTGTGGCTAGAGTCGTGACATAACGCCTGGAGCTGGAAGCTGTTTGACTGctttattgttacaggttacaGTTTCCCTTTATTATGAAAAGGAgacaatgagacaaaaaaacaaaaacaaaaaaatac
This window encodes:
- the LOC116735829 gene encoding nuclear distribution protein nudE homolog 1-like, with translation MGDQDAPQFGSVEEELEHWKEEAARHQQIAVEAQEELQEFQQMSRDYEVELETELKQLDARNRELLSANNRLRMELENYKDKYETHHSEACRQISNLEGDLAETAAVRDQLHKYIRELEQANDDLERAKRATIMSLEDFEQRMNHVIERNAFLESELDEKENLLESVQRLKDEARDLRQELAVQQKQQVQDRKPSISSSVKEPSSSSSSAGLPTPPLTPPDSRMEDKTSAPPRPVASSEDISTPPPSVSRAESISAIPLTTSARISALNIVSELLKKVGSLESKLASCRNYVNEQTANRRRHSGGSGSAPAQSNPSEPHPTNGLYNKGLVKRLDFGAGSKLLL